Below is a window of Nitrospirota bacterium DNA.
ATGGGCCAACAAATGGCGCGATCACGGAGGCGTGATATTTATTGACGTCCGCGACAGAAGCGGAATGGTGCAGGTGGTGTTCAACCCGGAAATCAACCAGGACATACATGCCCTTGCCCACAAGATCAGAAATGAATATGTCATTCAGGTCACCGGCGAAGTGAGAAAGAGGCCGGATGGCACTATTAACTCTTCAATCCCGACCGGACAGGTCGAGATCATCGCAAAAGAATTGAAGGTGCTCAATGACTGCAAGCCGCTTCCCTTCATGGTTGAAGATGAAACAGACGCCTCGGAATATCTCAGGTACAAGCACAGGTACCTTGACCTTAGAAGACCGCGAATTCAGAAAAACCTCATAATCAGGCACAAGGCCACAAGGAGCATGCGTGAATATCTCGATGCGCTTGGCTTCCTCGATATAGAAACGCCTGTGCTTACAAAGAGCACACCCGAAGGCGCGCGCGATTATCTTGTGCCGAGCAGGACGAACCCCGGACACTTTTATGCGCTGCCGCAGTCGCCCCAGATATTCAAACAGATACTCATGGTGTCGGGACTGGAAAAATATTATCAGATCGTCAGATGCTTCAGGGACGAAGACCTCCGGGCCGACAGGCAGCCTGAATTTACACAGGTTGACATGGAGATGTCTTTTTTGAACAGAGACGATATTATCTCGATTGTTGAGGGTATGATCAATAAAGTATTCACCGGGACGATCGGTGTGCAGATTGAGGTCCCTTTTCAAAGGCTGACGTATCGCGAGGCAATGGAAAGGTTCGGCTGCGACAAGCCGGACTTGAGGTTCTCGCTTGAGCTCAGAAACGTAAGCGACATTGTCAAGGAATCATCTTTCAAGGTGTTCCTCGACACAATTTCAAGAGGCGGCATTGTAAAAGGCATCAATGCGAAAGGCCTGGCAGGTTACTCGCGAAAAGAGCTTGACGATCTGACGAAAGAAGTCCAGGGCTACGGCGCGAAGGGCCTTGCATGGATAAAGATAAAGAACGGTTTTGAATCCCCGATAGCAAAGTTTTTCCCGGAACAATCTCTTAAGTCGCTTGCCGAGAGATTTGAGGCTGAGGATGGAGACCTGCTTCTCTTTGTCGCGGACAGCGAGAAGGTTGCCAATGACTGTTTATCGCGATTAAGGAATGAACTCGGTAAAAGGCTCGGCCTTATCAAAGAAGGCGTTTACAAATTA
It encodes the following:
- the aspS gene encoding aspartate--tRNA ligase — its product is MLRDKNCGEIRETDIGSTINIAGWANKWRDHGGVIFIDVRDRSGMVQVVFNPEINQDIHALAHKIRNEYVIQVTGEVRKRPDGTINSSIPTGQVEIIAKELKVLNDCKPLPFMVEDETDASEYLRYKHRYLDLRRPRIQKNLIIRHKATRSMREYLDALGFLDIETPVLTKSTPEGARDYLVPSRTNPGHFYALPQSPQIFKQILMVSGLEKYYQIVRCFRDEDLRADRQPEFTQVDMEMSFLNRDDIISIVEGMINKVFTGTIGVQIEVPFQRLTYREAMERFGCDKPDLRFSLELRNVSDIVKESSFKVFLDTISRGGIVKGINAKGLAGYSRKELDDLTKEVQGYGAKGLAWIKIKNGFESPIAKFFPEQSLKSLAERFEAEDGDLLLFVADSEKVANDCLSRLRNELGKRLGLIKEGVYKLVWITDFPLFEWNEDEKRFEAMHHPFTSPMEEDMDDFFSASNTELLTPNSKLSSVRAQAYDIVLNGYEIGGGSIRIHKKDAQDRMFQLLNISQEDASSKFGFLLEALEFGAPPHGGIALGLDRLVMIIAGAQSIRDVIAFPKTQKAICPLSNAPSTVDEKQLKELSIKLDIVE